One Plasmodium sp. gorilla clade G2 genome assembly, chromosome: 12 genomic window carries:
- a CDS encoding 3-hydroxyisobutyryl-coenzyme A hydrolase, putative: protein MLKLNFIPCKNIGTFHDALTQHNIKFEKRNNFIFFYSFSSLRKYKLQNSEKNYFLNKLFFFKKEYKSYFHKFSNNLFLSSERKNEVIFHKMDKTNKNVQMIKHNIITSQRREKGMEEYTPIDGKIKTNNNNNNNNNNNNNNSNNNNNSDIKTNSQHNKDKVKNNMIDLELSELWCKKSLIVNFENNICEIILNRPEKLNAINKDMINGLLNIIKSLDNDERCFMVIIRSANSNCFSSGSDVKYVVENKEQGIQHLKQLYLYINYISQMKKNLLCIWNGYVMGGGLGISIYSKYKVINKNAIFAMPENKIGFFPDIGCCYFFRKYFGRNIGLHLGLTSLRLNEVDLINFNVCNNYIENIDTFMNNLKNIKATNQDDFNKKLNNILTNECVSKMSYNKSNNPVLTDELINNINTYYSSANTLEDLITKLKKDNNDFCKRLLSDIYSNCYFSCMFWFSYYLYNYEKSLEEVLNNDFKITQYFLFHKNSFERGVTEILVKKNKNFQWSKDEETNNADFEDIDDILMNKNLLSIKEEFTNMNE from the coding sequence atgttaaaattaaatttcaTACCTTGTAAAAATATAGGAACCTTTCATGATGCCCTTACACagcataatataaaatttgaaaaaagaaacaattttatttttttttattctttttcatctttacgtaaatataaattacaaaattctgaaaagaattattttttgaataaattatttttttttaagaaagaATACAAAAGTTACTTTCACAAATTTTCCAATAATTTGTTCTTGTCTAGTGAGAGAAAAAATGAAgtaatatttcataaaatgGATAAGACGAATAAAAATGTTCAAATGattaaacataatattataactaGCCAAAGAAGAGAAAAAGGGATGGAAGAATATACACCTATAGATGGTAAAATCAAAACAAAcaataacaacaacaacaacaataataataataataataatagtaataataataataatagtgatataaaaacaaatagtCAACACAATAAGGataaagtaaaaaataatatgatcgATTTAGAACTATCAGAATTATGGTGTAAAAAATCATTAATTGttaattttgaaaataatatatgtgaaataattttaaatagaccagaaaaattaaatgcaataaataaagatatgaTAAATggattattaaatataataaaaagtttAGATAATGATGAAAGATGTTTTATGGTAATAATTAGAAGTGCAAATAGCAACTGTTTTTCATCAGGCTCAGATGTAAAATATGTTGttgaaaataaagaacaaGGTATACAACATTTAAAACAGCTCTATttgtatattaattatatatctcaaatgaaaaaaaatttactatGTATATGGAATGGATATGTTATGGGAGGTGGGTTAGGAATTTCtatttattcaaaatataaagtaataaataaaaacgcTATATTTGCAATGcctgaaaataaaataggtTTTTTCCCTGATATTGGATGTTGTTATTTTTTCAGAAAATATTTTGGAAGAAATATTGGATTACATTTAGGTTTAACATCATTAAGACTGAATGAAGTAGATTTGATTAATTTTAATGTgtgtaataattatattgaaaatattgatacttttatgaataatttgaagaatataaaagCAACAAATCAAGACGATttcaataaaaaattaaataatatattaacaaatgAATGTGTTTCAAAAATGTCTTATAATAAGTCTAATAATCCGGTTTTAACAGATGagttaattaataatattaatacatattatagtAGTGCTAATACCTTGGAAGATTtaataacaaaattaaaaaaagataataatgatttcTGTAAAAGGTTATTATCTGATATTTATTCTAATTGCTATTTTAGTTGTATGTTTTggttttcttattatttatataattatgaaaaatcaTTAGAAGAggtattaaataatgatttCAAAATTACTCAGTATTTTCTGTTTCATAAAAATTCTTTTGAAAGGGGTGTAACAGAAATATTggtaaaaaagaataaaaactTCCAATGGAGTAAAGACGAAGAAACAAATAATGCCGACTTTGAAGATATTGACGATATTTTGATGAACAAAAATTTGTTGTCAATAAAGGAAGAGTTTACaaatatgaatgaataa
- a CDS encoding early transcribed membrane protein 12 — protein MKLFKILYFIAALLAINLIAPSVCNENVQVKKKKKGCPLRNFNFQEFRKKHKNAILISSVVSAMALLFGTAYGIGLHLNNKTFTKSILDVGKKKSASRSPHLKLK, from the coding sequence atgaaaCTTTTCaagattttatatttcattgcTGCCTTATTGGCAATTAATTTAATAGCTCCCAGTGTTTGTAACGAAAATGttcaggtaaaaaaaaaaaaaaaaggatgtCCTCTTagaaattttaattttcaaGAATTcagaaaaaaacataaaaatgcAATTTTGATTTCATCTGTTGTTTCTGCTATGGCTCTTTTATTTGGTACTGCATATGGTATAGGACTTCATTTGAATAACAAAACATTCACAAAAAGTATTTTAGATGTaggaaagaaaaaatcaGCATCAAGATCACCTCACCTTAAACttaaataa